The Bicyclus anynana chromosome Z, ilBicAnyn1.1, whole genome shotgun sequence genome window below encodes:
- the LOC112049114 gene encoding uncharacterized protein LOC112049114, which produces MPFLHFVNMPNAIIFLTTVCLVRTKKPFSKQLEATWRLECELGIISNVDCPIDGGWSPWAPWSVCHGTCDNVGHRKRLRECNNPSPSKDGMPCSGLDEEIESCYLNNCTTNDYRRLVEGDNSREQALNQLEAVPAFMDRCLQMECPFEAVEVALASENTWQLNSESLWNALQCVKHDIGCPVTGEWGTWGPWSLCGARCGKGQRWRTRKCDTPSPSDAHLVCPDTPLQNEECEGDQCAIDEEYSESNISGSWSEWGEWTKCSEDCGFGIQRRKRTCIEKHISNFALTWGTHCRGQYDDLQVCSNKKCLLNGGWSGWRAWGPCSQSCGAGRRSRSRSCTRPIPSGDGIACLGPKVEVGTCHLIPCEVYTHMIGVFNGDSFLHYYFPRKRSTFFHFYIRFMPLSPHGNLIRRGTQYPLIRLSLLRWHVCLDVNGILKSCSIPRMCSNIALEPATWNTIVLTVTNEAASFRLNDAQTSIHGLFPCDPEFKNDVMNIYLCERFHGEVQEFILNFIPLNMIIERESKTDQSDFFPSSASNMAYEKANMEEAYLNIQKDQYLRLPCSLIQEEWNLEVTIKSKRDGGTFIFVPTSNNKWFYMTLQNMRIKMKLTHDDFKSEATSSTEFLPDEWISITVDKKRETNTIEVALNAGERLHVFLIEDLRRHQDTSKRFRSCNTLKNVIDEKQSTKNLQFKTYNNGTKQIEICTDEFFVGGVPWNIQNSLFEDITPFSGVIAYLKVNNKLLDLHDYTTERDKDGVVQVSSRTASISGSYHETTWGESNKLNLTCLYARNSRSSAAYWLYLDTVIKFNNNVRPDDNGRVLRLIIVTTNNDPKGFYTCRVRDNLRTRNYVTYGVLGKINYRRSRPDTISVIAVCTTLGLVIFTLAWLILEGYYDIRDGYGFYRDAHLSPEEEAEVVCKYIDQNMHLIGSESAVNIAKANARRRGRTLASRASFGLHEHGVLNIEKHLGEKLSKYVPNEPEISLPEKKILDIGPSQEAFRCEPTYVSSPCHGSNITSCGAKLTSSSSPITSPRLLCSRLLMTKYKSVHKERFHKNKSRGSNLHAKDKPRLLTIKSSVIFNKSPVQKVLQKFSDLKSVDT; this is translated from the coding sequence ATGCCATTTTTGCATTTTGTTAATATGCCTAATGCAATCATCTTTCTTACAACAGTATGTTTGGTAAGAACCAAAAAACCGTTTAGCAAACAACTTGAAGCAACTTGGCGTCTAGAATGTGAGTTAGGAATTATTTCTAATGTAGACTGCCCTATTGACGGTGGTTGGTCACCATGGGCACCTTGGTCAGTTTGTCATGGCACTTGTGATAACGTGGGGCACCGAAAAAGACTAAGGGAATGCAACAATCCATCTCCGTCTAAAGATGGCATGCCTTGTAGTGGTTTAGATGAAGAAATTGAATCTTGTTATTTAAACAACTGTACAACCAATGATTATCGAAGATTAGTTGAAGGAGATAATTCTAGAGAACAAGCACTAAACCAACTAGAAGCCGTGCCAGCGTTCATGGATAGATGTCTGCAAATGGAATGCCCTTTTGAAGCAGTGGAAGTAGCTTTGGCGAGCGAAAACACATGGCAGCTAAATTCTGAATCTTTGTGGAATGCGCTACAATGTGTCAAGCACGACATTGGATGTCCTGTGACAGGAGAATGGGGAACGTGGGGGCCATGGTCACTATGCGGGGCGCGTTGCGGGAAAGGTCAGCGGTGGCGAACTAGAAAATGCGATACACCTTCTCCCTCTGATGCTCATTTAGTATGTCCAGATACTCCCCTGCAAAATGAAGAATGTGAAGGTGATCAATGTGCTATTGATGAAGAATATTCAGAAAGTAATATAAGTGGATCGTGGAGTGAATGGGGTGAGTGGACTAAATGTTCGGAAGATTGTGGATTTGGAATCCAACGTAGAAAAAGAACTTGCATCGAAAAGCATATCTCAAATTTTGCTTTAACTTGGGGGACACATTGCCGTGGACAGTATGACGATTTACAAGTTTGCagcaataaaaaatgtttacttaatGGCGGGTGGTCAGGTTGGAGAGCTTGGGGACCATGTTCACAATCTTGTGGAGCTGGAAGACGATCGAGAAGCAGATCCTGCACAAGACCAATTCCCTCAGGCGATGGAATTGCCTGCCTTGGGCCAAAAGTCGAAGTAGGTACCTGTCATCTAATTCCTTGTGAAGTTTATACCCACATGATTGGTGTGTTTAATGGAGATTCTTTTTTACATTACTACTTTCCACGGAAACGATCTACGTTTTTTCATTTCTATATACGTTTTATGCCACTTTCTCCCCATGGAAATCTGATACGACGCGGAACACAGTACCCGCTTATACGACTTAGTTTACTTAGATGGCATGTATGTCTGGATGTAAATGGAATACTAAAATCTTGTAGTATTCCTCGTATGTGTTCTAACATTGCTCTAGAACCTGCCACATGGAATACGATTGTTCTTACAGTGACTAATGAAGCCGCCAGCTTCAGATTAAATGACGCACAAACTTCAATTCATGGTTTGTTTCCTTGTGACCCAGAATTCAAAAATGATGTAATGAATATATACCTTTGTGAGAGGTTTCATGGCGAAGTTCAAGAGTTTATTCTTAACTTTATTCCTTTAAACATGATAATTGAACGTGAAAGCAAAACTGATCAGAGTGATTTTTTTCCTAGTTCTGCATCCAACATGGCTTATGAAAAAGCTAATATGGAAGAAgcatatttaaatatacaaaaagatCAATACTTACGACTGCCATGTTCTCTTATACAAGAAGAGTGGAATTTAGAAGtaacaatcaaatcaaaaagaGATGGGGgcacttttatttttgtacctaccaGCAATAATAAATGGTTCTATATGACTTTGCAAAACATGAGaatcaaaatgaaattaacACACGATGACTTCAAGTCGGAAGCTACAAGCTCAACTGAGTTTTTGCCAGATGAATGGATTAGTATAACCGTTGATAAGAAAAGAGAAACAAATACTATAGAAGTTGCATTAAATGCTGGAGAACGTCTCCATGTATTCCTGATAGAAGATTTAAGAAGACATCAAGATACTAGTAAACGATTCAGATCATGTAACACACTAAAAAATGTGATCGATGAAAAACAATCAACAAAAAATCTtcaatttaaaacatataataatggaactaaacaaattgaaatttgCACAGACGAATTCTTTGTTGGCGGTGTACCTTGGAACATACAAAATAGCTTATTTGAAGACATCACACCCTTTTCTGGAGTAATAgcatatttaaaagtaaataataaattattagaccTTCACGATTACACTACTGAAAGAGATAAAGACGGTGTTGTACAAGTATCTTCGCGAACAGCAAGTATTTCTGGTTCATATCACGAAACTACTTGGGGCGAatcaaataaactaaatttgaCTTGCCTTTATGCGCGGAACTCTAGATCATCTGCTGCTTATTGGCTTTATTTAGACACTGTGATCAAGTTTAACAATAATGTACGACCTGATGATAATGGCAGAGTATTGAGATTAATAATTGTGACAACCAATAACGATCCTAAGGGATTTTACACATGTCGAGTTCGTGATAATTTGCGAACCCGTAATTATGTCACATATGGGGTGCtgggaaaaataaattatagacgTTCAAGGCCCGACACCATTTCTGTAATAGCTGTCTGCACAACTCTTGGTCTTGTAATATTTACATTAGCGTGGCTTATCCTAGAAGGTTATTATGACATTCGTGACGGATATGGATTTTATCGGGATGCACACCTCAGTCCAGAAGAGGAAGCCGAAGTAGTGTGTAAGTATATTGACCAGAATATGCATTTAATTGGATCTGAAAGTGCTGTTAATATAGCTAAAGCTAATGCAAGACGGAGAGGTAGGACACTTGCCAGTAGAGCAAGTTTCGGACTACATGAACACGGTGTGTTAAACATAGAAAAACACCTGGGGgagaaattaagtaaatatgtaCCGAACGAACCTGAAATATCTCTACCGGAAAAGAAAATTTTGGACATAGGACCATCACAAGAGGCATTTAGATGCGAGCCAACATATGTGAGCTCGCCGTGTCATGGCTCAAATATAACTTCATGCGGAGCAAAATTAACCTCGTCTTCTTCCCCTATTACATCACCCAGATTACTGTGCTCTCGACTCCTAATGACGAAGTATAAAAGTGTACACAAAGAGAGattccataaaaataaaagccgTGGCTCAAATTTACATGCAAAAGATAAACCTAGATTATTAACTATAAAATCCTCGGTGATATTTAATAAATCGCCGGTGCAAAAAGTGTTACAAAAATTTAGTGATTTGAAAAGTGTTGATACATAA